The segment aacaatgaaatttttagttggagaaaaaatgattttatgaataatatttgacgATGCCCAATAGAATGCTCGAGCTCAGCCCGCGGATACGAAATCCATTAAAAGCCTTTTGATTtatactaatttttaataatgtcaacaattattttatttacacgttATTGAAAGGTGGAGGACAGgttactttttttcaaattgactCGGAACATGGAAAAGTTGCTAAATGATcagaataattttgtattaatttgtgCTATTAAAATCGAATTTATTCACCTGAAGaataacgacaaaaaaaaaaaaaaaaaaaaaaagttactccaaaaaatgtttatataatatacagaTGCATGGTGCTTTAAATGATAAATcctttttccatttatttcctatctatttaaaataaaagagcaattctggtggaaataattctccggcattactccgtttttggtcCACTTCTTAATAAATTACTCTGGCATGAGATCAATGCTGGATTTTTGTTTCCTTCATTGATCTCAtgccaaaataattttgccGGTACTAATTTTATGCCGacgaaattactccggcatcaATTCCATGTCGGAGTAATGcaggagtaatgccggagtacTATTCCTACCAGGGAAAAGCTACAACTTGtatcaataaatcaaaaagttacacctcaataacaataacatagATTGtaatctaaaattttttacgcTCACGTCTttctcatcaaaaataataaaaaattgtttaaaattttgaaaatattttttattgaaggcGGTATGCAactgttaatattaattgtcgttcaacaattttttcctCATCTATAGCCTGCCATCATCTGCTATTTATTGTAAGAAGAAATAGCTTActccaaattttaatttacaatattctgttattattattgatgtacaAATTCCGATTTTATGAGTGCAAATTAGCTTCTGctcttttctttaaattagataagaattcaattaaaaagacCCCATGCGTTTGTATATGAACATTTTAgagcaaatattttatttttgtcgttGTTCTTGAGGTAAAAATCCAATGTTtgtacaaattagtacaaaatattctgattatttaacaaagtattgtaaatttaaattctcgagtaaactatttttttttttaatattattaaagtacGAATCCTGCTTTCATTGATTCAAATAAGCTCATGACCTTTTTTTcgagaataaagaaaaaaattatctatcattatttattatccgaggtgccatgcaattgttaatataatcaattttcgtcaaacaatttttttctatgctTTTCCATTGAAGGACAAattctgttattattaataaaaattaacccATGACTTTTCCTTTAAGagtaaaaacaaatcattcactaacatttattttttgaggcACGAtggaattgttaataaacaattacatgACACctcaaaataatagaataatccttttaaataattctttttttatctttggagAGAAAAACGTTGGCTAATAATAGCAGAATTCGTAGTTCAGTGGAacataatatgaaaaattgttaattaacgatTAAATGTCACCTCGAACAATTGTtagcatttatttataaatattgttgaataatgttttttttcttcttgaagaGAATGTCGTGAGTTTATTTAAACCAATGAATGCAGGTTTCGTACTTCAAtaaagattaaataaaaaaatctgtttACTCCAATAAACAAtactttaattaacaatactttgttattgttaattaaaatgtgCAAATCTTGATTTCATTTTTACAGGTTCGCGTGCCTTATTTAAGAATgaatctatcttttttttttttgtgtttgaatgtacgtatttttttttttaatttttcgttatttttttatttataacacattaactattcttttatttataacaattcaattaaatattggtGAATCGTTTGAAGGTTATgggcattaatattttttgacagatataaaaataaaatgttgttaTAATCACATAtgtcaacacacacacatacatatgtatatgcaaTTAGCACCacctatatcaatttatacgaCATGCACGTGACCTTCTGATACCCCAATCAGATTCcagtaaattcaaaaatgaggcgctaagtttgaaaaataaagcgCCAAGTTCAAATTTGGATGCGCACGCAGAATGCGACGCCATGACATGACTGCTTTCTTTTCTCAAGGATGGATCGAAAAAATGTTTATCGAACCACTCATCGAGGTCCGTCGTTGGAAGTATAACagcattttttgtaataaaagatTTGATTTCTCTCACTTCTGTATCATCAGTAGTGTATCAAGGAGAGTTCTGGATCAGAGGGAGGTCGAAAAAAGGTGGATCGGCGAGGGGACAGGGGACTGCAACTCGGTCGGTAAaacagagatggtaaagaaatttttcatttgaattcccagttgttgataatgcagagatggtaaagaaatttgtcATTCTTACCCTGGGTCGGTAATACAGATTTGGacaatttttgtcatttaaacgTAAGATTTCTCATGTCCCATGTCGTATGTTCCCAATTCGTATGTTCCCATATAGTATGTTCCCATGTAGTATGTGTTATGTTCCTATGTTTTATGTTCAAatgttcccatgttcccaAGCTCCCGTGTGTTATGTTTccatgttcccatgttcccatatagtatgttcccatgttcccatgTCGTATGTTCCTATGTTTTATGTTCCCATGTCTTATGtcccatgttcccatgttcccatATCTTATATTCCCATGCCgctgaaaaatgtaaaaaaagtcatagggataacaaaaataaatgaattatttaattttttttatattgatcaattttattaattattatctactagttaaatataattctctctcagcaattaaaaaaataggaattcgttattatattttttccttcttatatattattcttttatgGCAACATCATTATTGTGTGTACTTGAAACTTCGTTAGTTTCAGTATCAGAGTCTTGATTTACATCCATCTCTTGATCTGACTCATACGTAACACTGCAAAGTtctacaacaaaaattaaaaaatataaattagcaTTCATATTACTacctttttcattataataaagaGATATTTACTCACCAACAGTTATAGTTGTACCATATCGATCATCTGGtatcaatgaatattttgctagaaaaaatttatatattgacataaatattataaaaaaatatatcagaaaaaaatcacacaaatTATTACCTCCAAGTGATGGGAATATTATGAGATGGTCCAACTCATCCATAGCCAAGTCAGACTCATCTTCCAATACTGTACTATTATCATTTGCCTCGTTAGCAGGAATATTGTCTAAAagcatgaatttattattattatcagtggTACTTAGAAtctgaatttttacaaataaaaaaaaaaaatacatacaaactCTAAATCGTGGTCTTGCatctaaatcatcatcatcatacatTTGAAAACCGCTTAGTCTTGGAAACATAGTGCTAGCTATTAAACCTCTGAGAATAGCttcaatatgatattttatctaataaataaataaataaataaataaattattgaattatatttgtaaaatatttataaataaattactaacCAATACTAAATTTCGGCGGCGCAATACCGGTGGAATAGGACGATTCATGCGTTGTGCATATCGCCAATTCATTTCCGTTTCACATAATCTGCGAAGAGCGTCTCGATGAGGAGCCAACtttgttaaacaaatttattaaaaatttattagaataCTCATgtctaaattgaaaaaattaatataatatttaaaaaaaaatatttaccagagTTTCCAACGAGTCCATATCCATTTTTGATTAGCACTTTTAATTCacacaaaatgaaaaaataaagcagCTTCTTActttattgtgattatgattaGGAAAATGGTGCAATAatgtaacaacaacaattatattattgatatttaataaagagtaaaagtatattaattaCAGGTGGAATGTGTGACATCCTCGCTTGAGGTGTCGCCAGAAAGTGTGTACTTTGTGTGTGCATGAACGTATATGTGTGTGTACGTGATGTCACCAAGGCAACTGTTTGTATTTGTGTGCGTCGTTAAGTTCAATTTCCAACATACTTGAATAACAATCCCGAACAAAGTGACATAAATCATCCCggtaaattgtataaaaagacaaaaaatgcAAGATAATTAGAAAAGTAGAGATATCCATATTTCTTTCcgattcaatatataattcttttatGCTTTACATATATATGGTTATCTCTGCTCAAATTTAACATCAGTATGTTGTCTTTCGGCTGGTGAATGAATTTGATGTTGCAGTAGAAAAATATTACTGATTACTTTTgagtcaaaaataaataattattttgacagAATTGATCAAAATCagtgaattttttaatccatattttgtttttacacCCCCAGACGCTCTTCATTATCAGCAAGTTTGTCTACAAACCGTGTGACAAAATgcttacaaaaatataaattgtgcatagttaaaaaatttaatacaaagtGCATATTGACATTACATTTgagtcaaaaataaatagatattttgacaaaattgatCAAAATCAGTGAATTTTCTAAtccatattttgtttttacacCCCCAGACGTTCTTTATTATCAGCAAGTTTGTCTACAAACCGTGAGACAAAATgcttacaaaaatataaattgtgcatagttaaaaaatttaatataaagtgCATATTTACATTACTTTTgagtcaaaaataaataattattttgacaaaattgatcaattatcgagaaaaatttttttgatgttgaGAACCTGATTTtgtaataaacatttatatttttaacattgtaAGACGCTTCTCAGTTCGACTTTTACTTATCAGTACTGTGTCAGCAAGTTTGTCATCAAGCCGTGAAAcagtgtaaaaaatttatgtatacatCTCATGTCGAGAACAGTGATTTTTCTCTACACATACATATATTGATACATTTAAAGACGCAACTCAgtttgacttttttattgtcaacaaGTTTGTCTACAAACCGTGAGACAAAATgcttacaaaaatataaattgtgcatagttaaaaaatttaatacaaagtGCATATTGACATTACATttgagtaaaatataaataattattttgacaaaattgatCAAAATCAGTGAATTTTCTAAtccatattttgtttttacacCCCCAGACGCTCTTTATTATCAGCAAGTTTGTCCACAAACCGTGTGACAAAATgcttacaaaaatataaattgtgcatagttaaaaaatttaatacaaagtGCATATTGACATTACatttgagtaaaaaataaataattattttgacaaaattgatCAAAATCAGTGAATTTTCTAAtccatattttgtttttacacCCCCAGACGCTCTTCATTATCAGCAAGTTTGTCTACAAACCGTGTGACAAAATgcttacaaaaatataaattgtgcatagttaaaaaatttaatacaaagtGCATATTGACATTACATTTgagtcaaaaataaataattattttgacaaaattgatCAATTATCGAGAAAAATTTTGTGATGTTGAGAacctgattttttaataaacatatatatttttaacattgtaAGACGCTTCTCAGTTTGACTTTTACTTATCAGTACTGTGTCAGCAAGTTTGTCATCAAGCCGTGAAAcagtgtaaaaaatttatgtatacatCTCATGTCGAGAACAGTGATTTTTCTCTACACATACATATATTGATACATTTA is part of the Aphidius gifuensis isolate YNYX2018 linkage group LG1, ASM1490517v1, whole genome shotgun sequence genome and harbors:
- the LOC122856316 gene encoding uncharacterized protein LOC122856316 — encoded protein: MDMDSLETLLAPHRDALRRLCETEMNWRYAQRMNRPIPPVLRRRNLVLIKYHIEAILRGLIASTMFPRLSGFQMYDDDDLDARPRFRVYNIPANEANDNSTVLEDESDLAMDELDHLIIFPSLGAKYSLIPDDRYGTTITVELCSVTYESDQEMDVNQDSDTETNEVSSTHNNDVAIKE